A region of the Scatophagus argus isolate fScaArg1 chromosome 19, fScaArg1.pri, whole genome shotgun sequence genome:
TTTTTAGGCTCAAAATTATGCAGTACATATCAGATTTAATTAAGCATTTTCTTTATAAATAGTTAATGCACCACTGTACACCTAACTCTTCTTAGAGGTGAAGCTGGTCTAATTGTGCTGTTCAGTCTTGGTATGTTACATTGTAACAAGAAGGCGATCATGGTCATTTTCAAGGCTTTTATGTtagcatgtgtgcgtgcatgtgtgtgtgtgtgtgtgtgtgtgtgtgtgtgcaagcacaTTTAAAACTTGGCTTCTGTGATGACAGAAGGTGCAGCCAGGCTCCCACTGGGGCAGTCAGAAGGTCCCTATCAATTAAACAGACATGTTAGTTTACCAGTGTCACAGCAGATTTTAGGCTGATCGGTGTAGCTTTGTCTTACAGAGTCTTAGAATACATCAAAAACAAGAcctaaaacacagaacacatgtTCGACTGGATAATAAACTATTTCACGTTATGATGCCCACATATCTGTAGTCTGTTACATCAGgttaatgattttgtttttgttttgacatgcttttactttgaaggatGTCCATAGATGTCTGTAATACTGGGGCCTcgtctttctttaattttagTTATGAAATACgactgtttgtgtgcagttaCTTGAATTATGTGTACGTATATATAGGCTAGAGCTAACAGCTAAATGGATttcagccatcattcatttcatttttacacctGAGCTTCACATATCAAAATGTCTTCTCTGTAAAGGACCTGTCAGATCAGTCCATCAGCTATAGGTGTAATCCATAATAATCTGGGTACACTCGAATGTGAATGTGACACACGGTTTCTTTTTCTCATATGGTTATTGTCAAATACATATTAGCTGCACAGGCTATGAGATTTATGACTACCTGATCTGATTTAAgcttaaaattaaatttagttCAAGCAGAAACCTGAGGTAGCTGGAGAAAATCTCAAACTAAAGAGGGTTGGTGAATTTCGTTTTCATACTTACTTGAATGTGTGGACATTATTCAACGTGATTGTAAGAAAGTGAcatagaaagacagaaaaagcaggTGTAACAGTGACAGGAAGAAGAATGTGCAGCAGGTTTTTGGTGATTATCAACAGTGTGTGCTGATTGCTCTGTGCTCCTACCTTTGTGCATCTGCGTGTTGAGCTAAGATttgagcagattttttttgtgggaAGCGGAAAGGCTTATTGATCAGGCTTGAGAAGGAGGAGTCTGCGACTGGGAGATTAGTGCCGTGGCTCCATAGTCTTGTTCCGACACCTGCCCCTCCGCCTAAAACAACAGCTACTGATCATTTCTCATTCAGCATCTACAGAGGCGAGTCTCCAGTCTGGGATGAAGCTGCCACAATAGAATCTCATTCAACAGGTGGTTTTGTAACACCTCCCCTCATTGAATTCTTGCTTGAATGAATTCTCTCTTCTTTGTCTGCATTTTATAGGTAATAAGAGCCAAACAAAGGTTCAAACGAAATCCAGCTTGGATGTTAAGCTTTAGGGCATAGTTTAACATTCTGGGGAAATATGCTTCTTCGCTTTATTTTTGAGAGTTAGACCAGAAAACTGTTAGTCCTATGTTACCTCGCTTTGCCTGGATTTGGAACCGTGAATTGTACATTTTCAATTCTGAAtttggcaaataaaaaaaaaatgtaaagttgcTGAACTTGTGTGAGCATAACGCTATTTCCTGTAGGCAGCATGTACCAGTGTAGACTTGATACATTTAAAACTTGTAAACGTATAATTGGAAGAAtctgtggtttatttttgaCCAGCCTTAATACCAATCTCAGATCTGTCTGTAACACACAGCATAAGGCTACTGCCTATAAAATGGCAAATTGTAAACTGGtgcaaactgaaatgtaaattgGTTTTCACACTTTACTGAAGCATGGATGAAATGAACAagagctaagctaagctaggctaatccCCTCCCGGCTCTAGCTTAGGTTTCGATTGTCTTGTCTAACTCTCCATCACAAAGCAAATTTTTCATGTGAGGTGTTTGAatgttgatttcttttcagCACTCCACCACAGAGCTTGGAGACCCACCCAGGCATAAATAATCTGTTCACGAAGAAGTCACCTGCTTGGGGCAAAATTGCTTCGGTTTGTGTCACATTAAAACATTGTCTTCATTTCACTAATCTGTCTCTTTTCACCCACCTAATGTAATTTATTACCAGAGGCTGGAAAGTTATGAGACAGCATTGAAATAGAATTAAATGTATGACCACAGAGTTAACGGGGGAGATCACAGCAGAATAAATAACAACTGGTAATTATCCACACCAATTCATTAGGCTCCTAAGGGTATTTTTCAGTTAGTATGTTTCTTAACTTGTCAGTCTATGAAAGCGGACTCTGGCTGCGTTTTATGACACGTGAGAAAGATCAAAGCAGCTCAACATGTAGAAGAGACAGTCTAGCAATATCTGGTCAAGTTCAACAACACGTCATGGAAAGTTTGTGCAGACACGCCGGCCGacttaaaacaaaaccaaaagtaGACACAGCAGGGAGCACAGTGAGTGAGATACTTCAGGAGCAGCACATGTGATCCTGACTGCGTGTCATGCATGCAAACGTCTGACAAGTCAACAAATGGGAAGttaaaagtgtgaaaaatgtgtgagcTTTGATGGCAACCATGAGCATGAAAGTGAAGCAGCTAAACGGAATTCAGCAGACGTTAAGTTgtgacaaaatgtcttctgtgaaaaagacCTTTTCCAGATTGCACCGAAACCACTGTTTTCCCTAAAGTGCATCACCAACAACCAGGCTTTAAAATGCTGTTAGGCTTTAGGCTTCAACACTTACTGCTGCTTTGGCCAACAGGTTTGCATTTTGTCTACGCAGATCAGACTTTATCAAGCCTGCAAAGAAATGAAGACACAGAAAAGGTCAGTCGTGCATGAGATGGTGACTCTTAacttattttacaaaacaacaagGGAATAAAAATGATTCAGTGCCATCCTGCTCCTAAAGGGATGTGCAGattaaatttagatttagaaataaaatgacacattaaagATGACAATCTAACGCAGAGACACATTAGAGTAATAGCGGTGGGGGTTAAGTCTTTTGAAAGGATGTACCAAGAAATTTGaagaaaatacagtatgtctAACTCAAGTCATGAACCCTAACTTACCCTCTGAACTTTCAATTGcagaataatgaaaacagctcGATGCCAACTTAATCATTAACTTCCAAGTGAGGAGAATGTTTCACAGGAAGTCAGAGCATTTTTAACTGAACATATTTCAGATTGCAAACACTTGAAAAGCGTTCTGATGGCAGCCTCATAGGACAGCACATGTCAAATCAAAGAAGTGGCAGTTCACTTGTGGTTTACTCACAAAGCGGttcctttcttttaaaaaaaaaaccctgtcaCGGTGCCCACAACAGGGCGTTCATGCAGAAGTCTAAATGCTGAGTAAGTTAAAAAGACAGTGAGTCAGTCGCCTGACCTTTGTTGGCAGAAAAGTCTCAAgtcttgctgtgtttttccttttagcGTTTAGCGCTTCAGTGACTAAAGCATTTTTAGAAAGTTATACATTGTTCATAAACCCCTCAATGGACCATGCAAATAGAACTAAGTGGCTTTGTGCTGACTGAGGCATGAAGTCTCACATTTAATACCTGATAGCAAACTGCTACTGGCTGCTACCAGCATGGATGTGCAGCATTTCAGACAGTGCGCTGATAACCATCTGATCTACGCAAAAGTTTTCCTTCACTCGGTCAGCAACAGCAAACAGTCAATATTTTACATAACGAAGGAAACAATTTCTAAGAACTCTAAACCCTGAGCTGCTCCAAGGATCAAACAGCTTTCCTGTAAAACGGTGACAAAATTCTCTAAGCATatgcaataataaaaacacatttgtcactGTGTTGGAAATATTCTGTCTCTATCATAACACAACCCTGAAACTGTCCCTCAAGTTATGCAGTAACCACCACATTCTTGGAATTAAACATTTTCCCACGGTAACATTTGTAAACTCATAACAGAAACAGTAACAGACAAAGACAATTCTaaaacagtgacataaaatCAGTAGTTTGCTATGACTCTGTATAGCATGTTTCACAGTTAGAAAGCTCTTGCCTGTCATTATTGTGCCGATtagaagaaagacacagaggaagatgtTTCCTTCCAGTGTGCCGAATCTGTCAATGATCTTCCCCTGGCAGATGGTGAATATAATGCCAAACACCTGTGCATGCAGAACATGAAGTAGTTCGGAAAAGAACTGgtatttggacacacacacacacacacacaatcatcacaacaacaacaaaatgcaaaacaaatgggCTCAATTTCACATTCTTCACTAAGCAGTTCAGGCCTGTAAGAGGCTGTGGCTTACCAGAAGTGGCAATAGTGTCTTCAACAACTCCCTTCCAAAAATGCTGCATTCAAGGACTGCACTCAAGTCACTATCTGCAGCcaggtttgttttaaattaaaaactctGTGTCTTACAATTTTCTCATGGGATTTGCAAGTAtgaagtttgttttctgtcatgttgtAAACTGAAGCCTGCATGTTAAGAATCTGGTGAAACAAGTTCCAGGTCACCAAGCAACAAACTTATCTGCAAAACTTTCAAATGCAAAGTCAAATCAGGATTTTAGCACATTTGACAGTTTCTGTCACTGTTATCAACTGGATGAGCTGTATATTATCTTAAAGTACTGTATGTGCAAAAGTCTTCTTGGAAACCTGCACTGactaaccaaaaaaaaaaaaaaaaacaacaaaaaataggtaaatgattcactgtttttctgtaCAGCCAGTAAAGCAAATAACATTTAGTTTTGTGCCATCTCAttgctgacaaaaaaagaaagtcttgcTGGGCTTTTTTGCACTGTTGTATTGGGTATGCGACCCTACAGGTCACTGAGCTGTACCTGTGCTGAACAGTTGAGGAGTCCCGACGAGGTCCCCTCTGACTCTGGGTACGTCAGCTCAACTGCAAACTCAAAGCCCAGTGGCAGGTAACCCGTCATGAAGAACctggacggacacacacacacacacacagaggagcacagagaaacagtaaattatattaaaagtattttattgcagctctgttttgctaaaacacaaaataaattggACTCCGCAAGTGTTGAACCGAGTAGTTTGTCACGAAAACACACCCTCCTGTACAGGCTCTGTCCTCCTCTGGTGTGTTTTGCCACCCCCTCTTCACAAAACCTCGCAAGTGGATGAAAACTTTATAGAAACTAAATGTCGAGGTCCTCTCTGGAATGTCAGACGAACGCCCTTGTGGATGAATGATGTCGATGATTTTATCACTCAGTGGCTTTGACTTACACTGAAGTGAcagcaaatgaaactgaattgcAATATTCTTACTTGGccacagcaacaaaacacaccagCCTGCATCAGCGCTTACTAACACATTTCTTTGTAATTTACGTATGCCTCCTCTGCCTTTAAACATGCTTTGATAACAAGAAAACCGAGCAGTGAACCTGATGCTTTGCTCTTGCTTTTCTTTACATGGAATACTTTATGTCCATTAAGAGTTTATTTAGGGATCAGCTCATGATGCATAGGGAAACAGAAATTGTTATTCAATTAGAAATGTTTAGATACTACCGTGTTGGGAGGGGTTATTTGAAAGAAAGGGTTTTAAATCCAAAGGAAGGGCACATGTGTAGCCTTGTAGCTATAGTCAACTATTAAATGACTCCACACTATCCATCCATTCTTCTTTTCCTGTGAACAGTGTTACCTTTGCTCCAAATACCTTGAATTTGAATACTGGGTCAGTGTGTAAAAAGGCAAATTTTTATCGTTGGCTCCTCTGTATATGTAGGgagtgtgagtgtctgtgtgtgtgtgtgtgtgtgtgtgcgcaaatGCTTATCAAGCCAAAGCTGAAAGTTAAATAAACACAGCTGTAAATTATTGTTGTGAATGTCAACAGAAATATTGCACTTGGGGAATTCAGTGGAAGAGCCACAACTACTGTTTCAGGAATGCACCAATTGTTACAGCTGACATGACCGCCCCCCCGAATAGAACGAATAGAAGTCTACCCAAGGGCTCCCGCGGTGATGAAGACCACCCAAAGGTGTCCCAGACTGAGTGTAGCAGCATAGACTATCATCCCCACCAGAGACATGAAGTAAACAGCGAGGGTTGTCTGCCTGGAACAACacaagagaaacacacaacactgagcACTGTAATCATCTGTAATTCACAGTACGGTaattgtgaatttccccattgtgggacaataaaggaaatcttatcttatcttatcaggATATATTGCTGCAGTTTCAACTCTTCACATTACAGAAGGTGCTGTAGCTGAACACGCTAGCTTCTcgagtgtttttaaaatgcagtctGATGGAACATTAACACAATTAAAATGCAGTCTGGTGTAACATTACAGACAGCTCGTGGAGTTTTTGACCAGTAGTGCTGCTATATACCAGTGTCCAAAAGGAAACACTGCTGATGGAtgacccaaaaaaaaaatctatatataACCTTCTtatcttatattttatataaaaaaaaaacaagataagataagaaaagataGGCCTTAATTAGTTCCGCACTGAGGAAATTCatattgtcacagcagcacaagtacagcaaaataaacatgcatgtaGATTGAGTAAAACTAAactaagtgaaaaaaaaatggatatttacacccttttttaaaagaaactatcaaaaacatacaatccacacacacacaatatttaaacAACTTCATATTTGAATTGTTAGCAGTAAAAAACTTACTGTATTCACCTAGGAGATGggggattattgcacagtgatgTGTGAAATGAGTACAGTGAtcacaaaatattcaaatttcaATATCTGGATTCAACAACCAAATCGAGTGGGACTGAACGTGTCCTTGAatgccacaaacacaccagcagcattCCCTCATTTGCAGAAAAAGACTCTTGTAAATAAGGGCCCAGAGGGTCATTTTCATTAACCATTCAATACGCAAATATTCGCTCCTGAAGACCAACTGAAACCGTCTGAGCGGTGTGAAAATGGCAGGCAAATGCTGTTTTATCATAACAACAGTTTGTATGCGGTCCTAGGTCTTCCCGTTTGAACGATTGATGCAgactgctgccacctgctggtacGGAGAGTTATTCCCACTCACGCAGGAGCAGAGCATACGTGTGAGTTCGTCATCAGCTGTAGCCTTTGTGGGAAGCAAAACAACAGTTGGGCTTTGTTGTCACTAATTCTCTGATGTCGCTTCGGTGTGCCTGGGGGTTTAGACAAAGGAGTAGGGGGGTTGAGTGAGCCCCCCCCTCCCTCGCCCCCCATAGTGCGGACACTGCTGTGACTACACAGTCAGATTGCCCATGAGGCTGCATTAAGAGGTCACAAAGATAACAGCATGTTCCACCtggataaacagacagacagtcccCACAGCCAACACATAAACACTAAACAAGATCTGCTGAGAGATGAAAAGCCAaatgacaataaacaaaacagaaaaacaacttgtGTGGCTGCCTTATGTCGGTTAAAACGCAGAAAGTGAAGACAGAAACTTTGCGCCGTCAACTTATCAGTCAACACTTACTTGTAGGTTTTAGTTTTGTCCAACCAAATGCCGCAGATGAGGGAGCCAATCATCCCTGCAATGACAATGGTGAGGCCAATCCTCCCAGCATTCACCTCTTCACCCTGAAGGGTCAAGCAAGGCAGGTCTTAGGTTAGTGACCTTAAGGCCTTACATATCAAGAAAAGATAAGACACTTTTCAGAGTAAGCAAACTTAATTTCAGGAGAAGGAACTTGTGCCACATCAACCCTTAACCCACACCTCCTACTGATGGAAAGCTTCAGCAGGAAGTTGTTAGTATGTTATTACCTTCTACAGGACTGTTGATTATCGTTGAATGAAATCTTAAATTTATTACCACAATGCAGTACACATGTACAAATGAAGCTGCCAGTATGTAAAGTTTAAAGTAGCTGCAATGCGAAATATAACAGCTGAACCagctttttaaattgtttttttgctttttaaatgtcgGAGTGTCAACTATTGGAAGTGTAAGAAAAGCCTTATATAgcatgtacatacagtatatccacATACAGACACAGCAGGGAGAACTTACAGGGTAATGCTCGATGATCATGCGGTTCAGCAGGGTGCCAACAGCATAGAAACAACCCACGTTCAAACCTGTGAGTTGGGAAATATTGTCAAGCAATATTGTCAAAGTCAGCACACCACAGACcccaaagaaagacaaagatgtCTCAACTTTTGACAGCGTTTAACTTGGGAATTGCTGAGATAATTTCTTTcagcaggaagcaggaaatATTGTAGTGTGAGCAGCCACAGGATTTTGGTTTTCGGTCGTGTCAAATGAGCCTAATCAGGCTGCTTTCCTAAACAGAGAGTTGTCCCGAAGTAAGGATTTCTGTAAAAGGATACAGCTGTGCAGAGAAAGATTATACACCTgcataaaaaaacacttttaaaaacacttatAGGGCTTAAGGGAATACATTTAGTGAtgatgcaaaatgtaaaaataattcatatacatcttcattttattctatttcaAATATTGCTATGTAAATTAGTCTGTTTCTTGAACAAAACTGGGCACTGAGGAGCAGCTACGGCTCAGCTAAACAGACAGGGACAGGTGGAGCCGATCGCACGTAAATCCGAAACCAAGTGCGCTCTTTATACTTGTTTGGCAACACACAGATcatgcagaaagacagaagaggggagagaaacacacacagacacactaataACAGTCACATGAAAAGTGTCACATGAAACGACACAGTGAGGTCAAGTGAGGTCAAAGTGCTTCCTTAAACTGCCTCCTGTTCTTCCACAGTCTCTGAATGTCAGACAAAACCATTTTATATCCCGCAGTGCTTCCACttcataaaatgtttatgaCCTTTGGATCATGTCGATCAAGAGCATTTGTTAAACATTGTCTAACCATAAACAAACTTTGATACCCTCCAGGACAAACTCACTCACATCTTTGGCTTTTGTCCATGTATGCATTTTAATGAGGCTACATTAAGATAAAGTGTGCTGAGGCTTTTGTTGATATGTTAGTGATTTTCCTGATGATATAACAGCTATCACCAAGGAGGATGATTGACTCATGATGTGTTGGAGAATATATAAAAGTGGATAATATTTTAAGTTGTCCTGTTCAATTTAACAGTAACAGTGAAGGTTCATTTTGACAATAAAAATTAACCCAAGTAATTTCCACCACTCTTCAAGCTGCATTTATTGAAAGAAAACCTAAAGTATACATTTCTGGCCTCAACATGCTGTTTTAAATTGACTTTAACGCACTGCTGATAATCTGCAATGGGACATTTCTGAATTTAATAAACAGCACTTTGAAGAACAGTGATGACCAACCATaagtgatgatgaggaggatgaagggcCTGTTGCGGAGCAGCCTGAGGATAGAAGCAGTGTAGGAGTACTGCTCCGGTGGTATGCTGCGAGCTGTGGCCTGGGCCTGAGTTGGAGGAAGTTTAGGACGCTCCTGGAAGACTAGCACACAGAGAGACCAAACAACCAAACTCAGTACTATTCAAATCATCTGCACGAAAATCAATGAAAAGTTACAGGTGAACAGGGAGACAAGGCTATAAATATGTATGGTCACAAACAACAATATACTATATGTAGTGTAATGTCTTTGATTTTATTGTAATAAATATTGCATATTTTAACGTGtactttattttgaatgttttcattttggcacATTTGTAAAGCTCTCCATCCGCCTTCAGGTGTCCCAAAGGGAAAATTTAAGGAGAATATTGGATATATTGAGGCTTTACTTGGTAAAACATCAGAGGCTACATGCCGGACATTACACATGCAAACGGGACTTCAAACGTCCTAAAAGTGTGTGGACCTGTCCGACTAGAAACATAGTCGGACAGGTCCACACACGTACTCTACCCTCAACACACCTCCACATAATGCAAGATAGACTGATGGTAGATATCCTGTCAGCCAAACTCTGACCCCTGGGTGACAACATGTGTCCCCAGGCCTCATGGGGAGACACagatgtctgtctttgtggttCTTGGAGCCAAGCCAGCCTTCCTTTTCTCCCCCCAGTAAATCTGACCTGAGGGTTTGTGTTCAGTAACCAGCTCTCGCAAACCCTGTGAAACTATAACCTGGTCGTTGAGACAGCCGCTCTGGCAGTACATGGATGAAACTCTGATGATCTCAGACAAATTTTACTGCATTTGTTGTTATGCAAAGGACacacaaagttttatttaaatagccCATTCAGAGAACTTGTAAAACAGTTTGTGCATGCTAATTTTCCTTTCACACTCCCGGGGATTCCCCTTGTTCAGTCAACCAGACCCACTCACATTAGGTCTTAATGCAGACTTTCTCTGTGGTTAACGTCGGCTGACAATTTGTTTTGAAGAAAGCAGCAGCCAAATTTCTTCTCTCGCCTCTCTTTGCACACAGCTTATGTAAAACCTGAGACTCTGTCTGCCCTGCTGAGTCACAGGCCTGTTGCAGGGCTACAGATGGCCCTGCCAGCAGGACAACCCTCACACATGGCAtcttgcatgtatgtgtgaggGTGTGCTATGTGCGTGAGTATATGTGTCAGAACATGAAACTACTGTGGCCAACTGGTGTGAATTATCTCGCTGGAGTAACCAAGAGCAGCAGTGGACACATCCTTCGGCCCATACCATCCATCACATGACCAAAAGTGGAGGAAAAGCCTGTATGTCCTGTACACAATCAAGGCGCTGATAAAACATTGCAAAAGCTTTGAGGTACATGATGTGGGTTCATCTTTATGATTTATCTCTAAATTATCtatctttcatctttcagtgtttttataacataaaaactgaacagGACAAATCCTTCTTCGATTACCACCACAACTCATAGACATGCACAGCGGGAACTTtgtgttaaaggaacagtttgaacAAAAAGTATGAAGCTATAGCCTGGAgatgtttagcttagcttagcataaagactgaaaatggggggaaacagctagcctggctctgtaaaaaaaacaaaaaaacaaaacaagttaaaacaaatcTGCTTATTATCAATAGATCTAAAGCTCACCATAGGCATGAGAACCAATCTGGCCAAAAATAATATTACAGTCAATCTATTTAATCACGATCCACAAGATAAATTGTGATCTTTCTTCTCAGTATTTAAATGCACTGTAGATTACAGCCATATTTGAAACAACCTATGAATTTCTCAGttttcaccattaaaacacaatattccATTGAAGACATCCACCCAAGGAAGAGTCGGGTGAAGTAGGTAAAATAATTTGCTCAATCAGCATTCTCATCTGGTTGGCTACATCACTTTTCTGGTATGTTCACATAGCATACATACTTGTCACTAAagttatgtgaagtttggaaagagaagaaactgCAATTGAAGGAGCTTTATTAACAACAGGAGACTTTAGTCAGAAATACTAACAGAACTGACAttttttcagtgtgaatgttGTAGTTGGTGCTACTATGGAATGCCTTCACAAACAtccttttgtgtttctgaatgcCGGACGTTTACAAGCAAccttgtccccccccccccccactcgTCCTGAAGCACAACAGCTTTTTCATCCAACTTGTTCGTCCTCTCTGACAGCTACCCAGTGTTCTCTACAAAAGCGATAATTCCCGACGAGGTGTCCATTGTcaggaattaattaattaatataaaattGTTCCTGACAATGGACATCTTATAAGGCATTATCCCAGTTAAACCATGATgacttggcaaaaaaaaaaaaactaaattaggACCATTAATTTATATCTTAATGTGTTTTCCAACCAAAATTTTAAAGTTCTTTTTAAACTGTAACACATGCCCCTGGTTATAGGTTTGTCTATTACCTGGAACAAACATTACCATCCAATACAATCCAATTGGATGCAACGGAAACATTGTACACTACTTCAGTAAATAGGACAAACTGTAGATGTGATTTGGCAACCGGAGCTCCACTATG
Encoded here:
- the flvcr2b gene encoding feline leukemia virus subgroup C receptor-related protein 2 isoform X2; the protein is MSEKQALGNTELNEDQTEADCDNHVKLEAGDAKQRAGDQSHLNGHEPLQPTRLYKRRWLIVLLFSSYSLCNSYQWIQYGIISNIFMKFYDVDAFTIDWMSMIYMLTYIPFIFPVTWLLDRKGLRVIALVATALNCAGTWIKVASVRPNLFAVTFLGQFSCSFAQVFILGMPSRIASVWFGPDEVSTACSIGVFGNQLGIAIGFLVPPILVPNVDDMDELAHHISVMFYITAGVATLLFILVVFVFQERPKLPPTQAQATARSIPPEQYSYTASILRLLRNRPFILLIITYGLNVGCFYAVGTLLNRMIIEHYPGEEVNAGRIGLTIVIAGMIGSLICGIWLDKTKTYKQTTLAVYFMSLVGMIVYAATLSLGHLWVVFITAGALGFFMTGYLPLGFEFAVELTYPESEGTSSGLLNCSAQVFGIIFTICQGKIIDRFGTLEGNIFLCVFLLIGTIMTGLIKSDLRRQNANLLAKAAAEGQVSEQDYGATALISQSQTPPSQA